A single genomic interval of Pyrus communis chromosome 5, drPyrComm1.1, whole genome shotgun sequence harbors:
- the LOC137735459 gene encoding putative UDP-rhamnose:rhamnosyltransferase 1 codes for MGKNVRVVMLPYSAFGHIMPYFQLSIALAKSNVHVYFISTPRNIQRLPKIPSDLNPFIHLVPIPFPPLDPDFLPEGAEATVDLPFEKLENLKVAYDLLQQPIKQFIGEELPDWIISDFAAHWVVDIAKEYGVSIAWFSPFSAACNVFFGSVENLLGTNRNHAIPTPESLTSPPDWVSFPSSVAYRDFVAPYVARGFFGVNKSGMSDSARLAKILSASQALAIRTCDEVEGEYLEVFKKITGKPVISTGLLPPDQPAQREKGGISTNDGIFEWLDRRKNKSVVFVGFGTECKLSKEQVFEIGSGLELSGLPFLWALRKPNWANSDADALPPGFAERTSERGLVCFGWVPQIEILGHPSVGGSLFHSGWGSVIETLQFGHVLVVLPLIIDQPLNARLLEDKGLAVEVQCSGDGSFSKDEIAKTLRHAMVEEEGEQLRSNARKAAAVFGDHKLHQDHYIGQFVNFLKSKVAA; via the coding sequence atgggaaaaaatGTGAGAGTTGTGATGCTTCCATATTCCGCCTTCGGCCACATAATGCCTTACTTTCAACTCTCCATTGCCTTGGCAAAGTCCAACGTTCATGTCTATTTCATATCCACCCCAAGAAACATCCAGAGGCTTCCCAAAATTCCATCTGATTTGAACCCTTTTATCCATTTAGTCCCCATCCCATTTCCTCCGCTGGATCCCGACTTCTTGCCAGAAGGAGCGGAGGCCACGGTGGATCTACCCTTCGAAAAACTCGAAAACTTGAAGGTTGCATATGATCTGCTGCAGCAACCCATTAAGCAGTTCATTGGGGAGGAGTTGCCGGATTGGATAATATCTGATTTTGCAGCTCATTGGGTGGTCGACATTGCCAAAGAGTATGGTGTTTCAATTGCGTGGTTCTCTCCTTTCTCTGCTGCTTGCAATGTGTTTTTCGGCTCAGTGGAAAACCTCTTGGGTACGAATAGAAATCATGCTATCCCAACACCGGAAAGTCTAACTTCACCCCCGGATTGGGTTAGTTTTCCTTCATCGGTTGCGTATAGAGACTTCGTGGCACCTTATGTGGCGCGAGGCTTTTTTGGAGTCAATAAAAGTGGGATGAGTGATTCTGCAAGGCTTGCCAAGATTTTATCTGCAAGTCAAGCTTTAGCCATTCGAACTTGCGATGAGGTAGAAGGAGAATATTTGGAGGTTTTCAAGAAAATTACAGGAAAGCCTGTGATTTCCACAGGTTTGCTTCCTCCAGATCAACCTGCACAGAGGGAAAAAGGGGGAATTTCTACCAATGATGGGATCTTTGAATGGCTTGATAGGCGAAAAAACAAGTCAGTtgtgtttgtagggtttggGACTGAGTGTAAGTTGAGTAAAGAGCAAGTCTTTGAGATAGGTTCTGGGCTGGAGTTATCAGGACTCCCATTTCTTTGGGCACTCAGAAAACCCAACTGGGCAAATAGTGATGCTGATGCTTTACCTCCTGGTTTTGCCGAGCGAACATCAGAGAGAGGACTTGTTTGTTTCGGGTGGGTGCCCCAGATCGAGATTCTGGGGCACCCGTCAGTTGGCGGTTCTTTGTTTCACTCTGGATGGGGATCTGTGATTGAAACTCTACAATTTGGGCATGTTCTTGTTGTGCTACCATTGATTATCGATCAGCCTCTGAATGCAAGGCTTTTGGAAGACAAGGGTCTGGCTGTGGAAGTGCAATGCAGCGGAGATGGGTCGTTTAGTAAAGATGAGATAGCCAAAACCCTGAGACATGCAATGGTGGAAGAGGAAGGAGAGCAGCTGAGATCCAATGCAAGGAAAGCTGCAGCTGTTTTTGGTGATCACAAGCTGCACCAAGACCACTACATCGGGCAGTTTGTCAACTTTCTAAAGAGTAAGGTAGCAGCATAA